A region of Pseudarthrobacter sp. NIBRBAC000502770 DNA encodes the following proteins:
- a CDS encoding phosphatase PAP2 family protein → MSFAYVSKGPVQKGVDSARTRLVVLPQLRHWLQWPAVMGAVVLALGFGMKSLPGLTSAEFAIDQDMSTHHTGALNAVALTLDALFGDLSGAILLIVACLYLLVIRHAPVNAIAFGAVTAVGWLSCYIVKAVVGRRRPDQTLLADPLVTVPATHSFPSGQVCLATALAFALYYLARRTTWQRPTLGFGIILVLVVALSRLYLGVHYPTDVVASIATASGAILFFSGLWNRHTVAIISRMGFLAPFGPLPSRTDKTRNHK, encoded by the coding sequence ATGAGCTTTGCTTATGTGTCAAAGGGACCTGTGCAGAAGGGGGTTGACTCGGCACGGACGCGATTGGTGGTTCTTCCGCAATTGCGGCATTGGTTGCAGTGGCCTGCCGTGATGGGCGCGGTGGTTCTGGCTCTTGGCTTTGGCATGAAAAGCCTTCCGGGCCTCACCTCAGCGGAATTCGCGATCGACCAGGACATGAGCACCCACCATACCGGGGCGCTGAATGCGGTGGCCCTCACTTTAGACGCGTTGTTCGGTGACCTCAGTGGCGCGATTCTGCTCATCGTGGCATGCCTGTATCTGTTGGTCATTCGCCATGCCCCCGTGAACGCAATCGCTTTCGGTGCCGTGACTGCTGTCGGCTGGCTTTCCTGCTATATCGTCAAGGCGGTTGTGGGGCGGCGAAGGCCCGACCAAACCCTTTTGGCGGACCCGCTTGTTACTGTGCCAGCCACCCACAGTTTTCCGAGCGGCCAGGTATGCCTGGCCACCGCACTGGCCTTCGCCCTTTACTACCTTGCGCGGCGAACGACTTGGCAGAGGCCAACCTTGGGTTTCGGCATTATCTTGGTCCTCGTTGTGGCTTTGTCCCGGCTCTACCTCGGGGTTCATTACCCAACCGATGTTGTCGCGTCCATTGCTACAGCCTCCGGTGCGATCCTGTTCTTCTCGGGCCTGTGGAACCGGCATACGGTAGCCATTATCAGCAGGATGGGCTTCTTGGCTCCGTTTGGGCCGCTACCCAGCCGCACCGACAAAACCCGGAACCATAAATAA
- a CDS encoding alkaline phosphatase family protein: MQPTVPAPTAQTQSREATATPSPSPSPTLTPQPANGMCGAPGPAPAQYQHIIWITFENLTLQHAQQKMPYFNGTVVKNCGLATNFTTELHPSLPNYIAMTSGSTQGITGDSSGMLSADNIYNQVKQSGRQWRNYAFGMPFNCDHNDSANKIYTAHHEAVNYYSNIAEDCAQWDVPVGSQNVVTDTTDVTNSPLATALDTDTLPAFATLGPTDDGGCSSCGGEVDPGPGDLFLQRWLPKITNSAAYKAGTVLVYVTWDEPEDFTTVPSPQVVATAVIAPTIPAGTTSDTAFNHYSMLRDTEDVLGITNHLGNAATAPSMRSAFGY, translated from the coding sequence GTGCAGCCCACAGTTCCGGCCCCGACTGCCCAGACGCAGAGCCGCGAGGCGACGGCGACCCCGAGCCCCAGCCCCAGCCCCACGCTGACCCCGCAGCCGGCCAATGGTATGTGCGGGGCCCCCGGTCCGGCGCCGGCACAGTACCAGCACATTATCTGGATCACCTTTGAGAACCTGACACTGCAGCACGCCCAGCAGAAGATGCCGTACTTCAATGGCACCGTGGTGAAGAACTGTGGACTCGCTACCAACTTCACGACCGAGCTGCACCCGTCCCTGCCCAATTACATCGCCATGACCTCCGGCTCGACCCAAGGCATCACCGGGGACTCATCGGGCATGTTGAGTGCGGACAACATCTACAACCAGGTCAAGCAGTCCGGGCGGCAGTGGCGGAACTACGCCTTCGGGATGCCGTTCAACTGTGACCACAACGACAGCGCCAACAAAATCTACACGGCGCACCATGAAGCGGTGAACTACTACTCGAACATCGCCGAGGACTGCGCCCAATGGGATGTTCCGGTCGGAAGCCAGAACGTGGTCACCGATACCACGGACGTGACCAATTCACCCCTGGCCACAGCCTTGGATACCGACACCCTGCCAGCCTTTGCCACCCTAGGTCCAACCGATGACGGCGGATGCTCATCCTGCGGCGGCGAGGTTGACCCCGGGCCCGGCGACCTGTTCCTGCAGCGCTGGCTTCCAAAGATCACCAACAGCGCGGCCTACAAGGCAGGTACCGTCCTGGTCTACGTGACCTGGGATGAGCCGGAGGACTTCACCACCGTCCCTTCCCCCCAGGTCGTGGCTACAGCCGTGATCGCCCCGACCATCCCGGCCGGGACAACGTCAGATACAGCGTTCAACCACTACTCGATGCTCCGTGACACGGAGGACGTCCTGGGCATCACCAACCACCTGGGCAACGCGGCCACCGCACCGTCCATGCGGAGCGCCTTCGGCTACTAA
- a CDS encoding alkaline phosphatase family protein, with protein MDTTRLLHAPQRSWRLPRRQLPAVFIVLALLTAVAAGCAPSAPGPTAQAGTPGHVFVINLENKGYDEVWGSKSPAPYLSTTLRQQGVLLSNYYGIAHNSLPNYLAQVSGQPPNSSTEKDCPTYTRFRSSGTDSQGRLLGTGCVYPDNVQTIASQLRDAGKTWKAYMEDMSTPCQHPTLDSADENAKATARNQYATRHDPFVYFQSVTSTPACQTNVVNLSALQQDLKSAGTTPNLSYISPNLCHDGHDDPCADDTPGGLPAADTWLRDNIPSILASPAFQKDGMLVITFDETDGGTVGPSTGVTGGTAGGQVGALVISPFTLAGATSDHPYNHYSLLASIEGFFSLPRLAGAGEPGVDAFGKDVYRSRT; from the coding sequence ATGGACACAACACGCCTGCTGCATGCACCACAACGATCGTGGAGGCTGCCCCGGCGGCAGCTGCCGGCAGTGTTCATTGTGCTGGCCCTGCTGACGGCCGTCGCTGCCGGGTGCGCGCCATCTGCACCGGGCCCGACAGCACAGGCCGGCACGCCAGGACACGTCTTCGTGATCAACCTGGAGAACAAGGGGTACGACGAGGTGTGGGGCAGCAAGTCCCCTGCACCCTACCTGTCCACAACACTGAGGCAGCAGGGCGTCCTGCTGAGCAACTACTACGGCATCGCGCACAACTCGCTGCCGAACTATCTGGCCCAAGTCTCAGGCCAGCCACCCAACAGCAGCACGGAAAAAGACTGCCCAACCTACACCCGGTTCAGGTCATCCGGCACAGACTCGCAGGGGAGGTTGCTGGGCACCGGCTGTGTCTACCCCGACAACGTTCAAACCATTGCCAGCCAACTCAGGGACGCTGGCAAAACCTGGAAAGCGTATATGGAAGACATGTCCACCCCATGCCAGCACCCGACCCTGGACAGCGCGGACGAAAACGCAAAAGCCACCGCCAGGAACCAATATGCGACCCGCCATGATCCGTTCGTCTACTTCCAATCGGTAACCTCAACGCCTGCCTGCCAGACCAACGTCGTCAACCTCTCCGCCCTCCAGCAGGACCTGAAGTCCGCCGGAACCACCCCCAACCTTTCCTACATCTCCCCTAATCTTTGCCACGACGGACACGACGACCCCTGCGCCGACGACACCCCCGGAGGCTTGCCAGCAGCCGACACCTGGCTGCGCGACAACATCCCCAGCATCCTGGCCTCCCCTGCATTCCAAAAGGACGGAATGCTTGTCATCACCTTCGACGAAACGGACGGGGGCACCGTCGGGCCCTCAACAGGCGTCACAGGCGGAACCGCAGGAGGCCAAGTGGGCGCGCTGGTCATTTCCCCGTTCACTCTGGCCGGCGCCACCTCGGATCACCCTTACAACCACTACAGTCTGCTCGCCAGCATTGAAGGCTTCTTCTCCCTCCCCCGCCTGGCCGGCGCGGGCGAGCCGGGAGTTGACGCCTTCGGCAAGGACGTCTACCGATCCAGAACCTAG
- a CDS encoding phosphatase PAP2 family protein, giving the protein MEERILLPVMRSWWWSAAGVWLYAATLWVGSALTLLGQRNPEIAVDVALADSRVPALVILSEGIHYAFGPVGASALVVIICAYLLWIRKKPAQALAFALIVGSGWLAATLAKMLVARPRPSAASLHPVIAETGYNSYPSGHTAFAAAFVVAVVLVLARSRKAQLASLGAGAVFVVVVAFSRVYLGVHYISDVTASVLVVTAALMMCAPVWNTVLVSRLPAGQPGKRAG; this is encoded by the coding sequence ATGGAGGAGCGGATTTTGCTTCCTGTCATGCGTTCCTGGTGGTGGTCAGCGGCGGGCGTGTGGCTGTATGCGGCCACTCTTTGGGTCGGGAGCGCTCTAACGCTGCTGGGGCAGCGAAATCCGGAAATAGCCGTCGACGTTGCCCTGGCCGACTCCCGGGTGCCTGCGCTGGTGATTCTGAGCGAAGGTATCCACTACGCGTTCGGCCCCGTTGGGGCATCCGCCCTGGTGGTCATTATCTGCGCCTATCTGCTCTGGATCAGAAAGAAGCCGGCCCAGGCCCTGGCCTTCGCCCTCATCGTCGGCTCAGGCTGGCTGGCGGCGACGCTTGCCAAAATGCTTGTGGCACGGCCACGGCCATCGGCTGCATCGCTTCATCCGGTCATAGCCGAGACCGGATACAACAGCTATCCCTCGGGTCATACCGCTTTCGCAGCGGCCTTTGTCGTGGCAGTCGTGCTGGTCTTAGCCCGGAGCAGGAAGGCACAGCTGGCAAGCCTGGGAGCCGGTGCAGTGTTCGTCGTCGTGGTCGCGTTCTCCAGGGTGTACCTAGGCGTGCATTACATCAGCGATGTCACCGCGTCCGTCCTGGTCGTCACCGCTGCTCTCATGATGTGCGCGCCCGTCTGGAACACCGTGCTGGTATCCCGGCTCCCTGCGGGGCAACCGGGCAAACGGGCGGGATGA
- a CDS encoding copper resistance CopC family protein: MKTQRHGPTGRLSRTLLPLVTPALLMAPTAAAQAHDALESSDPANGSTVSTVPAKVGLTFDHTPIAINSIVRVQDATGTDQADRPVTIIDNHVTQAIKPDAPNGKYTVVWRVVSSDGHPIEGTFTFTAGTTNTNAPTQAPSAAATEGPSFQTRLITAVATAIVLLIAFGVLALFVRRRLRSPETEN, encoded by the coding sequence ATGAAGACACAGCGTCACGGTCCCACAGGCCGGCTGTCACGGACACTGCTCCCATTGGTAACCCCTGCGTTACTGATGGCACCCACCGCGGCAGCGCAAGCACACGATGCCCTGGAGTCCAGCGACCCAGCCAATGGCTCCACCGTCAGCACCGTTCCGGCCAAGGTCGGATTGACGTTCGACCACACACCCATTGCCATCAATTCGATCGTCCGCGTGCAGGATGCCACCGGCACCGATCAAGCCGACAGGCCCGTCACCATCATCGACAACCACGTCACCCAAGCCATCAAACCAGACGCTCCGAACGGCAAATACACCGTGGTCTGGCGGGTCGTTTCCTCCGACGGCCACCCCATCGAAGGCACCTTCACCTTCACCGCCGGCACAACCAATACAAACGCACCGACGCAGGCACCATCCGCCGCGGCAACCGAAGGCCCCAGTTTCCAAACAAGGCTGATCACGGCGGTGGCCACTGCGATTGTCCTGCTCATCGCGTTCGGTGTCCTTGCCCTTTTCGTCAGGCGCCGATTGCGAAGCCCCGAAACCGAGAACTAA
- a CDS encoding alkaline phosphatase family protein: MRPTAAEQAPQYRLTGGTAGGQIGALVLSPYSTPGGTSAQPYNHYSLLATIEDFFSLSRLGTAAEPGITPFGPDVYKTST, encoded by the coding sequence ATGAGGCCGACGGCGGCCGAGCAGGCCCCTCAATATCGACTGACCGGGGGAACCGCTGGCGGACAGATCGGCGCCCTGGTCCTTTCCCCCTACAGCACTCCGGGCGGCACGTCCGCGCAGCCGTACAACCACTACAGCCTGCTGGCCACGATCGAGGACTTTTTCTCCCTGTCCCGCCTCGGCACAGCAGCAGAACCCGGCATCACCCCCTTCGGACCCGATGTCTACAAAACCTCGACATAG
- a CDS encoding polysaccharide deacetylase family protein, whose product MTGQIPWRWRVAAVSLAAVTGFCAAAIMFAGGDGIPASSASRARSQPAEKVRQPTAPLVLPAALQLADQPAATVPGGYAMSLTAVVGGRQVRASWTYVNGLPGLNTHLDAWLLATLDKAAAAAAPYGGRYRQVMAVNAAPAPVPSLTVTAEPVLAGGTVIMFRERVRDTGPDGKITVSSETFTVDTISGQVRRSSDLLRPEALDGFRSRARGIPVGIAAPAGQQPAPTDVVLAPSGELHVAAGHGPSGRAQTTTIPAAEAEALINGAGREVLAQLRTPAVAPQAVPAALRHVNCDLVPCAALTYDDGPDANTTPQLLTILKDNNVQATFFMTGANAAAHPATARQVADAGHAIGNHTYSHPYLTKLTSAAVKNEMDRTDAAIRAATGSAPLLMRPPYGAADATVQAAVGKPLIIWAVHSLDWQSRNPAVFVPKVLKEITPGAVILMHDVDPTTIAGQQELVTSLQTQGYQLVTVPQLFEGTPLLPGHVYRSRPERK is encoded by the coding sequence TTGACGGGGCAAATCCCGTGGCGGTGGAGGGTCGCTGCCGTTTCGCTGGCGGCGGTGACCGGGTTCTGTGCCGCTGCCATCATGTTCGCAGGCGGCGACGGCATACCCGCCTCCTCTGCCTCCCGGGCCCGGTCCCAACCCGCCGAGAAGGTCCGCCAACCAACCGCCCCGCTGGTGCTCCCGGCAGCCCTCCAGCTCGCGGATCAACCTGCCGCGACAGTTCCAGGCGGCTACGCGATGTCCTTGACCGCTGTTGTCGGAGGACGCCAAGTCAGGGCGTCATGGACGTACGTGAACGGCCTGCCAGGATTAAACACGCACCTGGATGCCTGGCTGCTTGCCACTTTGGACAAAGCGGCCGCAGCGGCCGCACCCTACGGCGGCCGCTACCGCCAGGTGATGGCCGTGAACGCTGCCCCTGCTCCGGTCCCTTCCCTCACCGTCACGGCCGAGCCCGTGCTGGCCGGTGGAACTGTCATCATGTTCCGGGAGAGAGTGAGGGATACCGGTCCGGACGGCAAAATCACCGTGAGCTCGGAAACCTTCACCGTCGACACGATCTCGGGTCAAGTGCGCCGTTCTTCGGACTTGCTGCGGCCCGAGGCCCTGGACGGGTTCCGCTCACGCGCCAGAGGGATTCCCGTCGGCATCGCCGCGCCGGCCGGGCAGCAGCCCGCACCAACCGATGTGGTCCTGGCACCGTCCGGAGAGCTTCACGTCGCCGCGGGACATGGGCCGTCCGGCCGGGCGCAGACGACCACTATCCCTGCCGCTGAAGCCGAGGCCCTGATCAACGGCGCCGGCCGCGAAGTACTGGCCCAACTACGGACTCCTGCAGTTGCCCCGCAGGCCGTTCCGGCAGCACTTCGCCATGTCAATTGTGACTTGGTCCCGTGTGCGGCCCTGACCTATGACGACGGCCCGGACGCCAACACAACGCCCCAACTCCTGACCATCCTGAAAGACAACAACGTCCAGGCAACCTTCTTCATGACCGGTGCCAACGCTGCCGCCCACCCCGCAACAGCCAGGCAGGTCGCCGACGCCGGCCACGCCATCGGCAATCACACCTACAGCCACCCATACCTGACCAAACTCACCTCCGCGGCGGTCAAGAACGAAATGGACCGCACCGATGCCGCGATCCGGGCCGCGACCGGCTCGGCGCCGCTTCTGATGCGCCCCCCGTACGGGGCAGCCGACGCCACAGTGCAGGCAGCCGTCGGCAAACCCCTGATCATCTGGGCCGTCCACTCCCTTGACTGGCAAAGTAGGAACCCTGCAGTGTTCGTGCCCAAAGTGTTGAAGGAAATCACTCCGGGCGCGGTGATTCTCATGCACGATGTGGACCCGACAACCATCGCGGGCCAGCAGGAACTGGTCACCAGCCTGCAAACGCAGGGCTACCAGCTCGTCACAGTGCCGCAGCTCTTCGAGGGAACACCGCTGCTGCCCGGTCATGTCTACAGGTCACGGCCAGAACGCAAATAG
- a CDS encoding YegP family protein, translating into MKIWSGKHLEKRRQRRLAPTGSKDAALGIPQTERIAMAGMFELFIDAESAFRFRLTAPDGTIMAVSRPFDTKTDAVAGIAAVREYAGMGLITDHSTTTTNSAPPQIHDDPAATDDSLRAPKIDFHARQGGSQGRLKPPLGRGNTQPLLSAGEGSHCPFSASFTESSLSAFQNRRGNACKWGVSRQYVPAQYAPSGLACDDFCHWDLAVTERLDELNAWTPKRGLRPGQCAHNAQQSRPGMLSECFSWEHPWTFCAKKPSRCVEEFSCRGAEARVVQGPHPRVLMLSRRGAQSML; encoded by the coding sequence ATGAAAATTTGGAGCGGGAAACACCTCGAAAAGCGCAGGCAAAGACGCCTTGCGCCTACTGGCAGCAAGGACGCAGCCCTCGGGATCCCGCAAACCGAAAGGATCGCAATGGCAGGAATGTTCGAACTGTTTATCGATGCAGAATCAGCCTTCAGGTTCCGACTCACAGCCCCGGACGGCACCATCATGGCCGTCTCCAGGCCCTTCGACACCAAGACCGACGCCGTGGCAGGCATCGCCGCCGTCCGCGAGTACGCCGGAATGGGACTAATTACCGACCACTCGACAACGACCACCAATTCCGCACCGCCCCAGATCCACGATGACCCCGCCGCGACGGACGACTCCCTACGTGCCCCAAAGATCGACTTCCACGCGCGCCAGGGCGGTTCGCAGGGCCGTCTCAAGCCCCCGCTGGGCCGGGGCAATACACAACCTCTCCTGAGCGCCGGAGAGGGCTCCCACTGCCCCTTTTCTGCCAGCTTTACAGAGTCTTCATTGTCGGCGTTTCAAAATAGGCGGGGGAATGCCTGCAAATGGGGTGTCTCCCGACAGTATGTGCCGGCGCAGTACGCACCGTCTGGCCTGGCCTGTGACGACTTCTGCCACTGGGATCTGGCCGTCACAGAAAGATTGGACGAGCTGAACGCGTGGACTCCGAAGCGGGGGCTGCGTCCTGGTCAGTGCGCCCACAACGCTCAGCAGTCCCGGCCAGGAATGCTTTCAGAGTGCTTCAGCTGGGAGCACCCATGGACTTTCTGCGCGAAAAAGCCCTCCCGGTGTGTTGAGGAATTCTCGTGCAGGGGGGCTGAAGCACGGGTGGTTCAAGGTCCGCACCCCCGGGTGCTGATGTTAAGCCGACGCGGCGCACAGTCGATGCTCTGA
- a CDS encoding recombinase family protein: protein MNGQRIGYVRVSTVDQNGVRQLDGQVLDRVFTDKASGRDTARPQLTELLRFVRDGDAVVVHSMDRLARNLDDLRALVQRLTKRGVRVEFVKEQLVFTGEDSPMANLMLSVMGAFAEFERSLIRERQREGIALAKQRGAYKGRKKTLTPERAAELVQRADSGVPKVVLARDYGISRETVYQYLRQAALK from the coding sequence GTGAATGGTCAGCGCATCGGCTATGTGCGGGTGAGTACCGTGGATCAGAATGGGGTCCGCCAGCTCGACGGCCAGGTCCTGGACCGGGTTTTCACCGACAAGGCTTCCGGCCGGGACACCGCTCGGCCGCAGCTAACGGAGCTGCTGCGGTTCGTCCGCGACGGGGACGCGGTAGTCGTGCACAGCATGGACCGGCTCGCCCGAAACCTCGATGACCTGCGTGCCCTGGTGCAGAGACTCACCAAGCGAGGGGTGCGGGTGGAGTTCGTCAAAGAACAGCTCGTCTTCACCGGCGAGGACTCCCCCATGGCCAACCTCATGCTCTCAGTCATGGGCGCCTTCGCCGAATTTGAGCGCTCTCTGATCAGGGAACGCCAACGCGAGGGCATCGCGCTGGCCAAGCAACGTGGCGCGTATAAGGGGCGGAAAAAGACCCTGACGCCGGAACGGGCGGCAGAGCTGGTTCAGCGCGCCGACAGCGGCGTTCCAAAGGTCGTCCTCGCCCGTGACTACGGAATCAGCAGGGAAACGGTCTACCAGTACCTTCGCCAAGCGGCGTTGAAGTAA
- a CDS encoding DUF4193 domain-containing protein: protein MATDYDEVRSDVKESQDNSLEALKSASAPDARSVVTELDEADALDEGLTPGGEIVSEELIVQVIPQGKDEFTCSSCFLVRHRSQLAREDKGRSYCIECEG, encoded by the coding sequence GTGGCTACCGATTACGACGAAGTCCGTTCCGACGTCAAGGAATCCCAGGACAACTCGCTGGAGGCGCTGAAGTCCGCCAGCGCCCCGGATGCCCGCAGCGTCGTCACCGAACTGGACGAAGCCGACGCCCTGGACGAAGGGCTGACCCCGGGCGGGGAAATCGTCTCCGAGGAACTCATCGTCCAGGTCATCCCGCAGGGCAAGGACGAGTTCACCTGCTCATCCTGCTTCCTGGTCCGGCACCGGTCCCAGCTCGCCCGCGAAGACAAGGGCCGCTCCTACTGCATCGAGTGCGAAGGCTGA
- a CDS encoding universal stress protein produces the protein MQGSDPSSADAWNASSPIGPVVLGVPWRVPHLLVQTAAKFAADLSVHLVCAYIEPSGVLTEWDPYQSRTAASLDPTVNEEAMYPASSVTARLSEILGPPGTHWSFRELRGDISAALSRLADSSDACILVVGNGREGLFAQLNRIIEGPVASRLTRTQNRPVLVVPEHRS, from the coding sequence ATGCAGGGGTCGGATCCATCTTCCGCAGATGCCTGGAACGCCTCTTCCCCTATCGGGCCTGTAGTCCTTGGGGTTCCTTGGCGGGTGCCTCACCTGCTGGTTCAGACCGCGGCAAAGTTTGCTGCCGACCTGAGTGTCCACTTGGTGTGTGCTTATATCGAACCGTCCGGTGTTCTGACGGAGTGGGACCCGTACCAGTCGCGGACTGCGGCGTCCCTCGATCCGACCGTCAATGAAGAGGCGATGTACCCCGCCAGTTCAGTTACGGCCCGACTCTCAGAAATACTTGGGCCGCCCGGAACGCATTGGTCCTTCCGAGAGCTTCGCGGTGACATCAGCGCAGCGCTGTCCAGACTGGCCGACAGCTCCGACGCATGCATTCTGGTGGTCGGTAACGGGCGCGAAGGTCTTTTCGCGCAACTCAACCGGATAATTGAAGGTCCTGTAGCCTCCAGGCTTACCCGAACCCAGAACAGGCCCGTCCTAGTCGTTCCCGAGCATCGAAGCTAG
- a CDS encoding 4'-phosphopantetheinyl transferase superfamily protein, whose amino-acid sequence MTPTIHGLSLAAVRLSDVDLGLIHILDEAEIIRANTFRFPALRDRFVAGRIALRLHISAITGDNPGALKATYFCPSCSNRSDHGHGIPQYQLPSYTGSLHVSLSRYGNWCLLGASLDENIADVGLDIENGAAADFAGFQFVAMTANERRQLRKLPPASRTTFQTRLWVRKEAVLKALGTGMATTPSLLDVSGSTPIGLGRPEQELWNIEDLGPAEVGLPEDFAASVAIRQHHRGKSD is encoded by the coding sequence ATGACACCCACCATTCATGGGCTCTCCCTGGCAGCGGTGCGGCTGTCCGACGTCGACCTTGGCCTCATACATATCCTGGACGAAGCGGAGATTATTAGGGCCAACACGTTCCGCTTCCCAGCCCTGCGGGACCGGTTCGTGGCCGGCCGCATAGCGCTGCGCCTTCACATCAGCGCCATCACCGGTGACAATCCCGGCGCCCTCAAGGCAACCTACTTTTGTCCATCCTGCAGCAACCGAAGCGATCACGGACACGGAATCCCTCAGTATCAGCTCCCGTCATATACCGGCAGCCTGCACGTCAGCCTCAGCAGGTACGGGAACTGGTGCCTCCTCGGCGCCAGCCTCGATGAGAACATCGCCGATGTCGGACTGGACATCGAGAACGGAGCCGCGGCCGACTTTGCGGGATTCCAGTTTGTCGCGATGACGGCGAATGAGCGCCGACAGCTGCGAAAGCTGCCCCCTGCATCGAGAACGACCTTCCAGACCCGGCTCTGGGTCCGCAAGGAAGCTGTCCTCAAAGCACTCGGCACAGGCATGGCAACAACCCCATCGCTGCTTGACGTGTCAGGATCAACCCCAATTGGGCTCGGCCGGCCGGAACAGGAACTGTGGAACATAGAAGACCTAGGGCCTGCCGAGGTTGGTCTTCCGGAAGACTTCGCCGCCTCAGTCGCGATACGGCAACATCATCGCGGCAAGTCGGACTAG
- a CDS encoding M1 family metallopeptidase, with product MSSAPASCPLPDPYTPGHGSADYRVSRYELYLDYRVTTNRLSGHAAITAQSCAPLDRIVLNLAGLRVLKVQLNGQRVQRFSQRGNQLIIIPARPLATGTDFSLDIRYDGTPGPLRGNWGDVGWEELTDGVLVAGQPTGAPSWFPCNDHPSQKASFGYTVTTEANYRVICNGVLVSRHAKASRETWVFEQAEPMATYLATVQIGRYDLRPLAFQTHDPAHRADAPHGSRGPVPQYIAAPPALMASAAAALGRQGQMMESFEACFGPYPFANYTVVVADDDLEIPLEAQSLAVFGPNHLSQQWNDQRLIAHELAHQWFGNSLTVKTWADIWLHEGFACYAEWIWSEASGQATAQQRATAAWQGLSSQAQDLLVGDPSPELMFDDRVYKRGALALHALRRASGDVPFFEFLRSWADSYRHGGVTTADLMDTADRAFVELPGFNARTIFTPWLYRAALPPLP from the coding sequence TTGAGCTCAGCCCCTGCCTCTTGCCCGCTGCCTGATCCCTACACACCCGGGCACGGGTCCGCGGACTACCGGGTTTCCCGCTACGAGCTCTACCTGGACTACCGGGTCACCACCAACCGCCTGTCCGGTCACGCCGCGATCACCGCGCAGTCCTGCGCTCCATTGGACAGAATAGTCCTGAATCTGGCTGGCCTGCGCGTCCTGAAAGTCCAACTCAACGGACAGCGGGTCCAGCGGTTCAGCCAGCGCGGAAACCAGCTCATCATCATCCCGGCACGTCCCTTGGCCACCGGGACGGACTTCAGCCTGGACATCCGCTACGACGGCACGCCCGGGCCCCTGCGTGGCAACTGGGGCGACGTCGGATGGGAAGAACTTACCGACGGCGTCCTGGTAGCCGGGCAGCCCACCGGTGCGCCGTCGTGGTTTCCCTGCAACGACCACCCCAGCCAGAAGGCCAGCTTCGGGTACACCGTTACCACCGAGGCCAACTATCGGGTGATCTGCAACGGGGTGCTGGTCTCGCGGCATGCCAAAGCCAGCCGCGAAACCTGGGTCTTTGAACAGGCCGAGCCCATGGCCACCTATCTTGCGACCGTGCAGATTGGCCGCTACGACCTACGTCCCCTGGCCTTCCAAACCCATGACCCGGCGCACCGGGCAGATGCCCCGCACGGCAGCCGCGGCCCTGTACCGCAGTACATCGCGGCGCCTCCTGCACTCATGGCATCCGCCGCTGCAGCCCTGGGCCGCCAGGGTCAGATGATGGAAAGCTTCGAGGCCTGCTTCGGCCCATACCCGTTCGCCAATTACACAGTGGTCGTGGCGGATGACGACCTCGAAATCCCCTTGGAAGCCCAGTCACTGGCCGTTTTTGGACCAAACCACCTCAGCCAGCAGTGGAACGACCAGCGGCTCATCGCCCACGAACTGGCCCACCAATGGTTCGGGAACTCCCTAACCGTCAAGACCTGGGCTGACATCTGGCTGCACGAGGGCTTCGCGTGCTACGCCGAGTGGATCTGGTCCGAGGCCTCGGGACAAGCAACAGCTCAGCAGCGGGCAACGGCCGCGTGGCAGGGACTCTCCTCCCAAGCCCAGGATCTGCTCGTGGGCGACCCATCCCCCGAGCTCATGTTCGATGACCGGGTCTACAAACGCGGCGCCCTGGCCCTCCACGCCCTGCGGCGCGCGTCCGGCGACGTACCGTTCTTCGAGTTCCTTCGCAGCTGGGCGGACAGCTACCGCCATGGCGGAGTCACCACAGCCGACCTCATGGACACGGCGGACCGGGCCTTCGTCGAACTCCCCGGATTCAACGCCCGCACCATATTCACCCCCTGGCTCTACCGGGCAGCACTGCCTCCGCTACCATGA